GCGTATGGGATGAGTTTTCCGCTCAGCTCAAAGACCAGTTTGGCTTGCCTGCCTTCCCGCTGATGAATACCACTTCTGCTCTTTGCCAGTATCGCTACGGCTGGTCGTTTGCCGAGGCGCAGCAGATAGAGCAGGTTCGCAAGAGCACCAAACCGATGCTCTTTATCCATGGCGATAAGGATGCCTTCGTGCCTTACGCCATGCTTCATCCGCTTTACGAGGCAAAGACGAAGGGCAGAAAAGCCATCTTCATCGCCAAAGGCTCCGTTCATGCCATGGCATATCGCGACCATCACGAGGTATACACCCGCATCGTAAGAGACTTTGTTTCGAAGGAAGAATAGTATGAATATAATTACCCTTAAGGCTAAAAATATTTAGCCTTAAGGGAAAATATTTTTTGCCTTAACTCTAAATATTCTATGACTTCCTGATGGAGACTCATATCAGGGAGCCAAACTTTGCTTTTTTTGACGGATGTTTGCCTTTTTCTGCTTTTGCCTTAAAATAAAGCAGAAAAGTATTGGCTAGTATCTTATTTTTTCTTATTTTTGCAGTCGAAAAATTAGTCAATGACAGAAACTAATAACATAATTCAACTATGATGAAATTAAAATCACTAGCGTTTTTGCTCATCTCCGTCGCCATGCCTGCGATGGCCGAGCAAGTATCAGTTAACAGTAAGGGCATCTCACTTATTCTCGATGTGGAGAACGGCAAGCCTGCTCAGTATCTCTACTTCGGTACCAAGTTGAATGCTGCCGATCTGCAGAACCTCAAGGTGGCTACCAACGGAAGAATGGATGCCTATCCTGCCTATGGCTTGAACACTCCTACAGAGGCTGCACTCGCCATGCGCCATAGCGACGGTAACCTCTCTACGGCTCTTGTGGCTACGGGCAGCAACGTGAAGCAGGAGGCAAATGCCACCGTTACTACCATCCATCTCAAGGATCCTGTATATAATATAAAGGTGGACTTGAAGTATCGTGCCTACAAGGATGTGGATATGATTGAGGCGTGGACCGAAATCCGCAACGGCGAAAAGGGCATCGTTACCCTGACCTCCTTCGCTTCTGCCATGCTTCCTATCCGCCGTGGCGATGTATGGATGAGCCACCTCTCGGGTACATGGGCTGCCGAGGCGCAGTTGAGCCACGAGAAGCTGCAGCCAGGCGAGTTCGTTATCCGCAACAATGATGGCGTGCGCAATTCGCATACCGACCATGCCGAGGTGATGTTCTCGCTCAACGGTAAGGGACAGGAGAATGCGGGTGCCGTAATCGGTGCGGCACTGGAATACAGCGGCAACTATAAGCTCAAGACCGTGACCGACGATACGGAGTATCACTACTTCTTTGCCGGCATCAACGAGCAGAACTCTGAATATCACCTGAAGAAGGGCGAAACCTTCAAGACTCCGGCACTCGCCTTCACCTATTCCAATGAGGGATTGAGCGGTGCCAGCCGCAACTTTCACAAGTGGGGACGCAAGTATGTGCTTGCCCATGGCGACCAGGAGCGTGACATCCTGCTCAACTCCTGGGAGGGTGTTTATTTCGACATCAACCAGAAGGGGATGGACCAGATGATGGCCGACATCCACAGCATGGGTGGCGAACTCTTCGTGATGGACGACGGATGGTTCGGAAAGAAATATCCTAGAAAGAAAGACGACACTGCCCTGGGCGACTGGGTGGTGGATACCGAAAAGTTGCCTGATGGCATCGAGGGTCTGCTCCGTGATGTCAAGAAGAACGGCGTGAAGTTTGGTATCTGGATTGAGCCAGAAATGACCAACACCAAGAGTGAACTCTACGAGAAGCATCCTGACTGGATAGTCAAGGCGCCTAAGCGTGATGCAGTGGTAGGCCGTGGCGGCACACAGCTGGTGCTCGACCTGGGTAATCCTAAGGTACAGGATTTCGTATTTGGCGTGGTAGATAATCTGCTTACCAAGTATCCTGAGATTGCCTACATCAAGTGGGATGCCAACATGTCTATCATGAACCATGGCAGCCAGTATCTTTCTGCTGCCGACCAGAGTCATCTCTACATCGCTTACCATCAGGGATTTGCCAATGTCATCGACCGCATCCGTGCCAAGTATAAGGATGTGGTAATCCAGTGCTGTGCCAGCGGTGGTGCCCGTGCCAACTGGGGCAGCCTGCGTGGCTTCGACGAGTTCTGGGTGAGTGACAATACCGATGCCCTGCAGCGCATCTATATGCAGTATGGCACCAGTTACTTCTTCCCGGCTATCGCCATGGCGAGCCATATCTCTGCCGTGCCTAACCACACCGTGTTCCGTACCACATCATTGAAGTATCGCATCGATGTGGCTATGAGCGGTCGTCTGGGTATGGAAATACAGCCTAAGCACATGAAGGAGGAGGAAAAGGCACTCTGCCGCAAGGCCATCAGCGAGTATAAGGAGATTCGTCCTGTGGTACAGTTTGGCGACCTCTATCGTCTGGTTTCTCCATACGATAACCAGGGCTTGTCGTCTATCATGTATGTAAGCGAGGCGAAGGATAAGGCTGTGTTCTACTGGTGGAAGATAGCCAACTTCTATAATGTTCATCTGCCAAGAGTAAAGATGGCGGGTCTGGATGCCAACAAGATGTATAAGGTGCGTGAGTTGAATGTCATCGACAATACTCCGCTCGATTGCGAGGGCAAGTCATACTCTGGCAAGTATCTGATGGAGCATGGTTTGGAGATGCCATTGGAGAACAATGTAGATTGGGGTAAGAAGACCGACTGGTCTTCCCGCGTGCTTTATCTCGTAGCACAGTAAACCTGAAGTATCGAAATATCTTAATATCGTAATATAGAAAAAAGCAGAATATCAATTGGTATTCTGCTTTTTTGGTATTTTTCAAAAACTTTTATTCTCCGATAATCTTTTATTCTTTAAGATTCTTTTATTCTCCGATATGTTGTCCCACCACATATCCCGTGGTCCAGGCTGCCTGCAGATTGAAGCCGCCGGTGATGGCATCGATGTCGAGCACTTCGCCGGCAAAGAAGAGGTGAGGGCACACCTTGCTCTCCAGGGTATGCAGGTCGATGTTGCTGAGGCTGATGCCGCCGCAGGTAACAAACTCCTCCTTGAAGGCTCCCTTGCCGTTTACCTGATAGAGGTCGTTGGTGAGGGTTTCTATCAGCAGGTTGCAGCCCTTCTTTCCCATTTCGCTCCATTTCTTCTCGGGCGCATACCCCATCTTCTGAATCAGGAAGAGCCAGAGGCGGGATGGCAGATTGTAGGGGCGGATGCTTGCCAGCTGCTTCTGCGGGTTGGCGATGATGATGCCCTGGATGTTCTCTTCCACCAGCGAGCGGTTGCTCTCGTGTACCCAGTTTACGGAAATCTTAATCTGATAATTGTTCTCGTGCAGATAGCGGGCTGCATGGGATGAGAGCTTCAGCACGGCAGGACCGCTCATGCCCCAATGGGTGATGAGGAGCGGACCCTCTGCCTTCAGCTTGGTGCCCGGAATGCTGGTATATACCGGCTCTACCACCGTGCCCATCAGATTCTTGAAAGCCTTGTCGGCGATGTTGAAGGTGAAGAGCGATGGGATAGGCAGCTCTATCGCATGTCCCAGGTCTGAGAGATGCTTGAAGCTCTCCATCTTCGGATGACCGCCCGTGGTGATGGCTACCCGGTGGAAGGCAATCTGCTTGATTTCGGAAACGGGATGAGAGGCAGAAGATGCACCCGATAGATTTCCCTTTTCTTTTGAAATCTTGAAATCCAGGAGCAGGCGCTCATCCTCCAGTTCGGTGATGGCGGTGAGCTGGTGGTTGCATTGAATCTTCACGCCCAGTCGCTTGGCGGTATTCACCAGACAGTCGATGATGCTGTGCGAATCCTGCGATTGCGGAAACACGCATTGGTCTTCCTGCGTAACCAGTGGCACGCCGTTCTCCTCAAACCAGTCGAAGGCATGCTGGTAGTCGAATCTCTTGAAGAGTCGCTTCATCAGTTTATGTCCGCGAGGGTACGCCTGTTTCAGGTCGGAAATCTCGTCAAAGGAATTGGTAAGATTACATCTTCCTCCTCCCGTGATTTCCACCTTGGCGAGAACCTTAGAATTCTTTTCGAAAATCGTGATGTCGGCGTGAGGGAAGTTGCGCTTGGCCTCTATCGCCGCAAAGAATCCTGCGGCACCCCCACCAATAATTGCAATATGTAGTGTCTGTGGCATATCGTATTTTTTGATGATTAGG
The Segatella copri DNA segment above includes these coding regions:
- a CDS encoding NAD(P)/FAD-dependent oxidoreductase; protein product: MPQTLHIAIIGGGAAGFFAAIEAKRNFPHADITIFEKNSKVLAKVEITGGGRCNLTNSFDEISDLKQAYPRGHKLMKRLFKRFDYQHAFDWFEENGVPLVTQEDQCVFPQSQDSHSIIDCLVNTAKRLGVKIQCNHQLTAITELEDERLLLDFKISKEKGNLSGASSASHPVSEIKQIAFHRVAITTGGHPKMESFKHLSDLGHAIELPIPSLFTFNIADKAFKNLMGTVVEPVYTSIPGTKLKAEGPLLITHWGMSGPAVLKLSSHAARYLHENNYQIKISVNWVHESNRSLVEENIQGIIIANPQKQLASIRPYNLPSRLWLFLIQKMGYAPEKKWSEMGKKGCNLLIETLTNDLYQVNGKGAFKEEFVTCGGISLSNIDLHTLESKVCPHLFFAGEVLDIDAITGGFNLQAAWTTGYVVGQHIGE
- a CDS encoding alpha-galactosidase, whose translation is MKLKSLAFLLISVAMPAMAEQVSVNSKGISLILDVENGKPAQYLYFGTKLNAADLQNLKVATNGRMDAYPAYGLNTPTEAALAMRHSDGNLSTALVATGSNVKQEANATVTTIHLKDPVYNIKVDLKYRAYKDVDMIEAWTEIRNGEKGIVTLTSFASAMLPIRRGDVWMSHLSGTWAAEAQLSHEKLQPGEFVIRNNDGVRNSHTDHAEVMFSLNGKGQENAGAVIGAALEYSGNYKLKTVTDDTEYHYFFAGINEQNSEYHLKKGETFKTPALAFTYSNEGLSGASRNFHKWGRKYVLAHGDQERDILLNSWEGVYFDINQKGMDQMMADIHSMGGELFVMDDGWFGKKYPRKKDDTALGDWVVDTEKLPDGIEGLLRDVKKNGVKFGIWIEPEMTNTKSELYEKHPDWIVKAPKRDAVVGRGGTQLVLDLGNPKVQDFVFGVVDNLLTKYPEIAYIKWDANMSIMNHGSQYLSAADQSHLYIAYHQGFANVIDRIRAKYKDVVIQCCASGGARANWGSLRGFDEFWVSDNTDALQRIYMQYGTSYFFPAIAMASHISAVPNHTVFRTTSLKYRIDVAMSGRLGMEIQPKHMKEEEKALCRKAISEYKEIRPVVQFGDLYRLVSPYDNQGLSSIMYVSEAKDKAVFYWWKIANFYNVHLPRVKMAGLDANKMYKVRELNVIDNTPLDCEGKSYSGKYLMEHGLEMPLENNVDWGKKTDWSSRVLYLVAQ